In a single window of the Acidobacteriota bacterium genome:
- a CDS encoding FHA domain-containing protein — protein sequence MQANFFCKTGALAGANYEIGEHATIGRGQDNTVVLTDDVVSTSHARIAFDSAAAGYYLEDLGSTNGTRLDGVPVSGRQRLGDLHVVTFGEQHDFIFVIPPDEGRQRESAERLEQRRQEPVAQPVEPATRYEPPPRLTCRRWAHNRNPGRTSPRQPNRRGPRKTACPWTRLHRRRWSRPRGMSLPPRSMSRRSVFSRSRRRPPPPDRR from the coding sequence ATGCAGGCGAATTTCTTCTGCAAGACCGGGGCGCTGGCCGGGGCCAACTACGAGATTGGCGAACACGCGACGATCGGTCGCGGGCAGGACAACACGGTCGTATTGACCGATGACGTCGTGTCGACATCTCACGCCCGCATCGCCTTCGACTCGGCCGCTGCCGGCTATTACCTGGAGGACCTGGGCAGCACGAACGGCACCCGGCTGGACGGCGTACCGGTGTCCGGCCGCCAGCGGCTCGGCGATCTCCACGTCGTGACGTTCGGGGAGCAACACGACTTCATCTTCGTAATCCCCCCGGACGAAGGGCGTCAACGAGAGAGCGCAGAACGGCTGGAGCAGCGGCGGCAGGAACCTGTGGCACAACCGGTGGAGCCGGCCACGCGGTATGAGCCCCCCCCGCGCTTGACGTGCCGCCGCTGGGCGCACAACCGGAACCCCGGAAGGACGAGTCCGCGGCAGCCGAATCGCAGAGGGCCGCGGAAGACGGCATGTCCATGGACAAGGCTGCACCGCCGCCGGTGGAGCCGGCCACGCGGTATGAGCCTCCCCCCGCGCTCGATGTCCCGCCGCTCGGTGTTCAGCCGGAGCCGCCGGAGGCCGCCGCCGCCGGATCGCCGCTAG